A window of Streptomyces sp. DG1A-41 contains these coding sequences:
- a CDS encoding phosphopantetheine-binding protein: MSANALQDDLREKARQIVADVLEVDPAELGDTNSFADDFDADSLLVIEMYSRFERDLHIKVPQEGVVELDDMTAVFEILGRYSGAGAVSA; encoded by the coding sequence ATGAGCGCCAACGCCCTTCAGGACGACCTGCGTGAGAAGGCCCGGCAGATTGTGGCTGATGTCCTGGAAGTGGACCCGGCCGAGCTGGGCGACACCAACAGCTTCGCCGACGACTTCGACGCGGACTCGCTCCTCGTCATCGAGATGTACTCCCGGTTCGAGCGCGACCTGCACATCAAGGTCCCGCAGGAAGGCGTCGTCGAGTTGGACGACATGACGGCGGTGTTCGAAATCCTCGGCCGGTACAGCGGTGCGGGGGCTGTCAGTGCTTGA
- a CDS encoding 3-oxoacyl-ACP synthase, translated as MDVDADHLDVLCHAWMYYQGHDLWSPSHYIAHEIGAHRAMPFGIQQVCNGGAAAVELMAAYLATPDVSGVGRSKWGMVTTADRFIEPGFDRWSSDYGVAYGDASTAVLLRSPAGPDDRLRLLAVATIAAPELESMHRGVDPFGTAPHAYRERVDMRATKRAYLHQHGDQQFAAVNERSIRAVTSAALRDAGVNPDDPRLQYAVLPRFGMKVLSEHWIPVLSACVAVKTENFGQDTGHLGTGDAVANIADVMKAALLAPGEMALIYSAGAGFTWSCLLVEAVGKPAAL; from the coding sequence GTGGACGTCGACGCCGACCACTTGGACGTGCTCTGTCATGCCTGGATGTATTACCAGGGGCACGATCTATGGTCCCCCTCCCATTACATTGCCCATGAAATCGGCGCGCATCGTGCAATGCCCTTCGGAATCCAGCAGGTATGCAATGGCGGCGCCGCGGCCGTCGAACTGATGGCGGCGTACCTCGCCACACCGGACGTGTCCGGCGTCGGCCGGTCGAAGTGGGGCATGGTCACCACGGCCGACCGCTTCATAGAACCAGGTTTCGATCGCTGGTCGAGCGATTACGGGGTGGCTTACGGGGACGCGTCGACGGCGGTGCTTCTGCGCAGCCCGGCCGGCCCCGATGATCGTCTGCGGCTGCTCGCGGTGGCCACGATCGCGGCCCCGGAGCTGGAGAGCATGCACCGAGGCGTTGATCCCTTCGGAACGGCCCCGCACGCGTACCGCGAGCGTGTGGACATGCGCGCCACCAAACGCGCCTACCTGCACCAGCACGGTGATCAGCAGTTTGCCGCGGTCAACGAGCGCTCCATCCGGGCCGTGACGAGTGCCGCGCTGCGGGATGCCGGAGTGAACCCAGACGATCCGCGTCTGCAATACGCCGTGCTTCCCCGGTTTGGCATGAAAGTGCTGAGCGAGCACTGGATTCCCGTGCTTTCGGCGTGCGTAGCGGTCAAGACTGAGAATTTTGGGCAGGATACCGGACACTTGGGTACCGGTGACGCCGTGGCGAATATTGCCGATGTGATGAAGGCGGCGCTTCTCGCTCCCGGAGAGATGGCTTTGATTTACAGCGCGGGAGCGGGATTCACCTGGTCATGCCTGCTGGTCGAGGCGGTCGGTAAACCTGCCGCACTGTGA
- a CDS encoding 4'-phosphopantetheinyl transferase superfamily protein, translating to MAKIIEELLDRPIVGIDGFHASEEMGLLPDEEIVASSLSHERRLKFAAVRSCARQGLRRLGVSAAPILRGAAGEPVWPSGVVGSMTHCSGYHAAAVARADHVVAIGIDAEVNSPLRYREMLDLITTEEERAWISEFESEHPDVSWARLVFTAKESLFKAWFSVTRQPLGLGEIVVEVNPLSGEFHARTSASPGRGHGALLNRWSGRWMARNGLLVAAVSMRRSAQVPEEG from the coding sequence GTGGCGAAAATCATCGAAGAACTGCTCGATCGGCCGATCGTAGGCATCGACGGTTTTCATGCCTCGGAGGAAATGGGGCTTCTTCCCGATGAGGAGATCGTGGCCTCTTCCCTGTCGCACGAGCGGAGACTGAAGTTCGCCGCGGTACGCAGTTGCGCACGGCAGGGTTTGCGTCGGCTGGGCGTCAGTGCCGCTCCGATACTGCGAGGGGCCGCCGGGGAACCGGTCTGGCCCTCCGGAGTCGTCGGCAGCATGACGCATTGTTCCGGGTACCACGCCGCCGCTGTCGCACGGGCGGACCACGTGGTCGCGATCGGAATCGACGCAGAGGTGAACAGTCCGCTGCGCTACCGCGAAATGCTGGACCTTATTACGACCGAAGAGGAACGCGCCTGGATATCGGAGTTCGAGTCCGAGCATCCGGATGTGAGCTGGGCGAGGCTGGTCTTCACCGCCAAAGAGAGTCTGTTCAAGGCGTGGTTCTCGGTCACCCGCCAGCCGTTGGGACTCGGTGAGATCGTCGTCGAGGTGAATCCTTTGAGCGGGGAATTCCATGCGCGGACGTCGGCTTCGCCCGGGCGTGGCCATGGCGCACTCTTGAATCGATGGAGCGGGCGCTGGATGGCGCGCAACGGTTTGCTGGTCGCCGCGGTCTCGATGCGCCGCTCGGCTCAGGTGCCAGAGGAGGGGTGA
- a CDS encoding oxidoreductase — protein sequence MDLGLASKRAVVTGASRGIGLATVRMLADEGVRVVGAARTITPELTETGAITVSADLSTAEGVTTLIDRALAELDGIDLLVNNVGAGDEMRPVGFLDTDDTEWRRTLDINLLTAVRVSRAALPSLMRHRGAMVNISSIASRMPAASPVAYSAAKAALTALGKSLAEEFGPHGVRVNTVSPGVVRTSVWETPEGFGGKVAAAAGADLDEFLQRMPEILNITTGRLLEPEEVATLVTFLLSDAACNITGADYVIDGGTMKSA from the coding sequence ATGGATCTCGGCCTCGCGTCCAAAAGGGCCGTCGTCACCGGGGCCAGCCGGGGCATCGGGCTGGCGACGGTCCGGATGCTCGCCGACGAAGGCGTCCGTGTCGTGGGCGCCGCCCGCACGATCACGCCCGAACTGACGGAAACGGGGGCGATCACCGTGTCGGCCGACCTGAGCACCGCCGAGGGCGTCACCACTCTCATCGACCGTGCCCTGGCCGAACTGGACGGCATCGATCTTCTGGTGAACAACGTCGGGGCCGGGGACGAGATGCGCCCGGTCGGCTTCCTCGACACGGACGACACCGAGTGGCGGCGCACCCTCGACATCAACCTGCTCACCGCGGTTCGCGTCAGCCGGGCTGCACTGCCCAGCCTGATGCGGCACCGCGGTGCCATGGTCAACATCTCGTCGATCGCCTCTCGGATGCCTGCCGCAAGCCCCGTGGCCTACAGCGCCGCCAAGGCCGCGCTCACCGCGCTGGGGAAGTCCTTGGCCGAGGAGTTCGGGCCCCATGGGGTGCGCGTCAACACCGTCTCCCCCGGGGTCGTCCGCACATCCGTATGGGAGACGCCGGAAGGCTTCGGCGGCAAGGTGGCCGCTGCGGCCGGCGCCGACCTGGACGAGTTTCTCCAGCGGATGCCGGAAATCCTCAACATCACCACGGGCCGCCTTCTGGAACCCGAGGAAGTCGCCACCCTGGTCACATTCCTTCTCTCCGATGCTGCCTGCAACATCACAGGTGCCGACTACGTCATCGACGGCGGCACGATGAAGAGTGCCTGA
- a CDS encoding transposase: MSAHATAVLAAPTRPGQTSLTDLTAYSERVFGHLPRSDQRRWAAVYLRGLLSTPGRKSGRRMARVLGLPPSASQALQQFITPSPWDWEAPRRELSRIAADLMPGAVWTTGTVLLRRGGTQSVGLHQHLMPESGQHINCQVGIGLFLTDSRRSIPVHWRLVLNDTWCDDPERRRRAKIPHDVTPRPAWALTLDMVTRSAADQVAVSAPLVYSLDHSRDPSRLAAHLHRIGRDFVIEVPPHQPFTAIPPGDDACEPARMRTGTAAGLLEGYVRTAPPLRADGTRLCSVAVRFHSPQAASPMAQRPLWLVAEIPVARRQPSRFWVTSLRDAGPHVSHKLALRKELTNATVQRLQNDLGLLDFEGRSFPGWHHHMTLASAAYLYRCLASGEQHHHL; this comes from the coding sequence ATGAGCGCACACGCCACAGCCGTCCTCGCCGCACCGACCCGACCAGGCCAAACCAGCCTCACCGACCTCACCGCATACAGCGAGCGAGTCTTCGGTCACCTTCCGCGCAGCGACCAGCGCCGGTGGGCGGCCGTCTATTTGCGCGGACTGTTATCCACGCCGGGACGCAAGTCGGGACGCCGTATGGCCCGGGTCCTGGGCCTGCCTCCCAGCGCCTCCCAGGCCTTGCAGCAGTTCATCACCCCGAGCCCTTGGGACTGGGAGGCGCCTCGCAGGGAACTCTCACGCATCGCCGCGGACTTGATGCCCGGCGCCGTCTGGACGACCGGAACAGTGCTGCTGCGCAGGGGTGGCACCCAGTCCGTGGGACTGCATCAGCACCTGATGCCCGAGAGCGGCCAGCACATCAACTGCCAGGTGGGCATCGGCCTCTTCCTCACGGACAGCCGAAGAAGCATCCCTGTCCACTGGCGACTCGTGTTGAACGACACCTGGTGCGACGACCCGGAACGGCGGCGGCGCGCCAAGATCCCGCACGACGTGACCCCTCGCCCCGCCTGGGCGCTCACCCTGGACATGGTCACCCGGTCCGCGGCGGACCAGGTGGCCGTCTCCGCACCGCTCGTCTACAGCCTCGACCACAGCCGCGACCCGTCCCGCCTCGCCGCTCACCTCCACCGGATCGGCAGGGACTTCGTGATCGAGGTGCCACCCCACCAGCCGTTCACAGCGATCCCGCCGGGAGACGACGCGTGCGAACCGGCGCGGATGCGCACCGGTACCGCGGCCGGCCTGCTCGAAGGCTACGTCCGCACGGCGCCGCCCCTACGCGCCGACGGCACGCGTCTGTGCTCCGTCGCCGTGCGCTTCCACTCCCCGCAGGCCGCCTCGCCGATGGCCCAGCGGCCCCTATGGCTGGTGGCCGAGATACCCGTCGCCAGACGGCAGCCGTCCCGCTTCTGGGTGACCTCCCTGCGCGATGCGGGACCCCACGTCTCCCACAAGCTCGCCCTCCGCAAGGAACTGACGAACGCGACCGTGCAGCGCCTGCAGAACGACCTTGGCCTGCTGGACTTCGAAGGGCGCTCCTTCCCCGGCTGGCACCACCACATGACGCTGGCCTCCGCCGCCTACCTCTACCGTTGCCTGGCCTCGGGAGAGCAACACCACCACCTGTAA
- a CDS encoding DUF2306 domain-containing protein has protein sequence MDSVREVPVEAELALQAKPVTKASRRELIWVVCLAIYCVGFAAFGISRYLTLDPSNSRLGIRTDLPWHYPLFVLHIYTAVVAIVLAWLQVWPSFRARRPRAHRILGRVYFFAGVFPSAALAIPDSLLTVSGPDVATALLAMDACWIITGIAGYRTARQGKYGEHRKWMLRNVAMTTSTVTLRPLNIILVALGLNYEQAYAAATWGAVLGHLLFVEWYLLRPKRKRRTAPNPR, from the coding sequence GTGGACAGCGTCCGGGAAGTTCCGGTGGAAGCAGAGCTCGCGCTCCAAGCGAAACCGGTCACGAAGGCCAGTAGGCGAGAACTGATATGGGTGGTCTGCCTCGCGATCTACTGCGTGGGATTCGCCGCGTTCGGCATCTCCCGTTATCTCACCCTCGACCCGTCGAACAGCAGGCTGGGGATACGAACCGATCTGCCCTGGCACTATCCGCTGTTCGTCTTGCACATCTATACCGCGGTCGTGGCCATCGTGCTCGCCTGGCTGCAGGTCTGGCCCTCGTTCCGGGCGCGGCGCCCCCGGGCCCATCGCATCCTGGGGCGCGTGTACTTCTTCGCCGGGGTCTTCCCGTCCGCCGCGCTGGCGATCCCCGATTCACTTCTGACGGTCAGCGGACCGGATGTGGCAACCGCGCTGCTCGCCATGGACGCGTGCTGGATCATCACCGGTATCGCCGGTTACCGAACCGCTCGGCAAGGAAAGTACGGCGAACACCGCAAGTGGATGCTGAGGAACGTCGCGATGACCACCTCCACAGTCACGCTGCGCCCGCTCAACATCATTCTGGTGGCCCTGGGCCTTAACTACGAACAGGCATACGCGGCCGCCACCTGGGGCGCGGTTCTCGGCCATCTGCTCTTCGTCGAATGGTACTTGCTGCGTCCGAAACGGAAGCGGCGCACCGCCCCGAATCCCCGCTGA
- a CDS encoding zinc-binding dehydrogenase, whose amino-acid sequence MRIVRYHEFGPSSVLRIEEADVPRPGPGDVLVRVEAIGVDQADVQRRRGEHPVSAPVLPACPAADVVGVVEQTGPDVSREHLGARVVVWKAKNAYADYVAAPVHRILPVPDGLDPAQATVMGSTGRVAMQVVNTGQLRAAESVLVHGAAGAVGHVALQIAKARGAKPVIATASSPEKLDFARSLGADVCVDYGRPDWSEQVRQAVGGPGVDVILNGIGGDLLHDDVELLAPYGRLVFYGASGSPTARPVLSFLDVLGMKYVTGFSMAALLRHRPDLAESGTRLLLDAVSDGSVRPVVAARVPLSDVTRAHDLVESRASRGRVVLVP is encoded by the coding sequence ATGCGCATCGTTCGGTACCACGAATTCGGGCCGTCGAGTGTTCTGCGAATCGAGGAGGCGGACGTACCGCGTCCCGGGCCCGGCGACGTACTGGTACGGGTGGAAGCGATCGGTGTCGACCAGGCCGATGTGCAAAGGCGGCGCGGAGAGCATCCCGTGTCCGCCCCGGTACTGCCGGCCTGCCCCGCCGCGGACGTCGTCGGCGTGGTCGAGCAGACGGGTCCGGATGTGTCCCGCGAGCACCTCGGCGCACGCGTGGTGGTGTGGAAGGCGAAGAACGCTTACGCGGACTACGTCGCCGCTCCGGTGCACCGGATCCTGCCCGTTCCGGACGGCCTGGACCCGGCGCAGGCCACGGTCATGGGCTCGACCGGGCGTGTCGCCATGCAGGTCGTCAACACGGGACAGCTGCGTGCCGCGGAGAGCGTGCTGGTGCACGGCGCGGCCGGCGCCGTGGGTCACGTGGCACTCCAGATCGCCAAGGCGCGGGGAGCGAAGCCCGTGATCGCCACCGCGAGTTCACCCGAGAAGCTGGACTTCGCCCGGTCGCTGGGGGCGGACGTCTGCGTCGACTACGGCCGGCCCGACTGGTCCGAGCAGGTGCGGCAGGCCGTGGGCGGCCCAGGCGTGGACGTCATCCTCAACGGAATCGGCGGCGACCTGCTGCACGACGACGTGGAGTTGCTGGCACCGTACGGTCGGCTCGTCTTCTACGGCGCTTCGGGCAGCCCGACCGCGCGTCCGGTCCTGTCGTTCCTGGACGTGCTCGGCATGAAGTACGTGACCGGCTTCAGTATGGCCGCGCTGCTGCGTCACCGCCCCGACCTCGCCGAGTCGGGAACGCGCCTGCTCCTCGACGCCGTCTCCGACGGATCCGTGCGCCCCGTGGTCGCGGCGCGCGTCCCCCTGTCCGACGTCACCCGTGCGCATGACCTGGTGGAGTCACGCGCCAGCCGGGGCCGTGTCGTGCTCGTGCCCTGA
- a CDS encoding FAD-dependent monooxygenase, which yields MLEQSETEVLIVGAGPVGLALGVDLLRRGVSVRVIDRDPTHHPHSKSLALWPRALEGFHRMGLIEPLLDRSLTVGALKYYLGGRVIRVGFGSVNGSRYRYPVTLPQSATEEVLRQGFEDAGGKVEYGTEFVSLTQDSDGVRAVLRTDGQEVEAKARYLVGCDGAHSTVRQCLGVAFEGATYPQQFLLADGVWETSLPQNETHYFMDPSGVLVVTSLPGGKARVFLGLREEVPEGQLAETAQRLAQSRCTVPIRAVGELQTGIFRIHRRMADRFRVGRVLLAGDAAHIHSPAGAQGLNTGLEDAGSLAWRLAGIQRQGLDPGTLEEWDLERRHTAAAVVADSDRQTRMWTLNGWRRNVRDIALQGAARAGLLDRFIAPRQAQLTLSYPGDGSRIGTLHSGMRLPDVPLEGRADRTWLHDKVALDTPVLLLFAADNRMPERLDNSRRAARRLLAEGLGEGPGYRKAVLLSARIPESAAQDVAVDEINDPGADIHRTFGITRPCAVEVRPDATIGAVFELKEGTLVRSARRRGLA from the coding sequence ATGCTTGAGCAGTCCGAAACCGAGGTGCTCATCGTCGGGGCGGGACCGGTCGGCCTTGCCCTGGGCGTGGATCTGCTGCGCCGTGGTGTCTCCGTGCGCGTCATCGACCGGGATCCCACCCATCATCCGCACTCCAAGTCCCTGGCGCTGTGGCCCCGGGCACTGGAGGGCTTTCACCGCATGGGGCTCATCGAACCCCTGCTTGACCGGTCGTTGACGGTGGGCGCCCTGAAGTACTACCTGGGAGGAAGGGTCATCCGGGTCGGCTTCGGCAGCGTGAACGGAAGCCGGTACCGCTATCCGGTCACTCTGCCGCAGAGCGCCACGGAGGAAGTCCTGCGCCAGGGGTTCGAGGATGCGGGCGGCAAGGTCGAGTACGGCACGGAGTTCGTGAGTCTCACCCAGGACTCCGACGGAGTAAGAGCCGTACTGCGCACCGACGGCCAAGAGGTCGAGGCGAAGGCGCGGTACCTCGTCGGATGCGACGGGGCGCACAGCACCGTCCGCCAGTGCCTCGGCGTGGCCTTCGAAGGCGCCACCTACCCGCAGCAGTTCCTGCTGGCGGACGGCGTGTGGGAGACGAGCCTGCCGCAGAACGAGACGCACTACTTCATGGACCCGTCCGGGGTCCTGGTCGTCACCAGCCTGCCCGGGGGCAAGGCACGGGTCTTCCTCGGCCTGCGCGAGGAAGTGCCCGAGGGGCAGCTGGCCGAGACCGCGCAGCGGCTGGCCCAGTCCCGGTGCACCGTGCCGATCCGGGCGGTGGGCGAGCTCCAGACCGGTATCTTCCGGATCCACCGGCGCATGGCGGACCGCTTCCGGGTGGGACGCGTCCTCCTCGCCGGCGACGCCGCGCACATCCACAGCCCCGCCGGGGCGCAGGGGCTCAACACCGGTCTCGAGGACGCGGGCTCGCTCGCCTGGCGGCTGGCGGGGATCCAGCGGCAGGGCCTTGATCCCGGCACCCTTGAGGAATGGGACCTGGAGCGGCGGCACACGGCCGCGGCGGTGGTCGCCGACAGCGACCGCCAGACCCGGATGTGGACCCTGAACGGCTGGCGCAGGAACGTGCGTGACATCGCTCTGCAAGGCGCCGCCCGCGCCGGCTTGCTCGACCGGTTCATCGCGCCGCGTCAGGCACAGCTCACCTTGTCCTACCCCGGCGACGGTTCCCGGATCGGGACATTGCACAGCGGCATGCGGCTGCCCGACGTCCCGCTGGAGGGGCGGGCGGACCGGACTTGGCTGCATGACAAGGTGGCTCTCGACACACCGGTGCTCCTGCTGTTCGCGGCGGACAACAGGATGCCGGAGCGACTGGACAACAGCCGGCGGGCCGCACGGCGTCTGCTCGCCGAAGGGCTCGGCGAAGGCCCCGGGTACCGGAAGGCCGTACTCCTGAGCGCACGCATTCCCGAATCCGCCGCCCAGGACGTCGCCGTCGACGAGATCAACGATCCAGGGGCCGATATCCACCGGACCTTCGGAATCACCAGGCCGTGCGCCGTCGAGGTCAGGCCCGACGCGACGATCGGAGCCGTCTTCGAACTGAAAGAAGGCACATTGGTGCGCTCTGCTCGGCGACGCGGTCTTGCCTGA
- a CDS encoding AfsR/SARP family transcriptional regulator translates to MLGPFGVEPHLPGDRSAVPRGPKVRKLLCLFLLNPGTVVTLHQIMDELWAEKSVDSAVLTVRTHVYHVRRFLAERGEGRQGAMIHTSSSGYMLDLRDDSTDVMSFRASARRGGELLKEQDYAAAARELRDALSHWRGPALADVAHGRVLEQEVARLEDQRHDVLQQRIITDLQLGNHREIIGELRRLVAVQPLNEWLYGCLIESLYRSGRRNEALHAYSQIRQALDTELGLEPASFLQEIQRLILSPATGTYPRSGSFMTEAFSTIA, encoded by the coding sequence ATGCTCGGTCCGTTCGGGGTGGAGCCTCATCTGCCCGGAGACCGGAGCGCGGTGCCGCGGGGACCAAAAGTGCGGAAGCTGCTCTGCCTCTTCCTGCTGAATCCCGGCACGGTCGTCACGCTGCATCAGATCATGGACGAACTCTGGGCAGAAAAATCGGTCGACAGTGCCGTCCTCACGGTTCGCACGCACGTTTATCACGTGCGTCGCTTTCTCGCGGAGCGAGGTGAGGGCAGGCAGGGTGCGATGATCCACACCAGCAGCTCGGGATACATGCTGGATCTCCGGGACGACAGCACCGACGTGATGTCGTTCCGGGCGTCCGCCCGGCGTGGTGGTGAGCTGCTGAAAGAGCAGGACTACGCGGCGGCAGCCCGGGAACTGCGCGACGCGCTCTCGCACTGGCGCGGGCCGGCGCTGGCCGACGTGGCGCACGGCCGGGTTCTTGAGCAGGAAGTCGCCCGGCTGGAGGACCAGCGGCACGACGTGCTGCAACAGCGGATCATCACCGATCTCCAGCTCGGCAACCACCGGGAAATCATCGGCGAGTTGCGCAGGCTTGTGGCCGTTCAGCCGCTGAACGAATGGTTGTACGGATGCCTGATCGAAAGCCTGTACCGCAGCGGCCGCCGCAACGAGGCGCTGCACGCATACAGCCAGATCCGCCAGGCGCTGGACACGGAGCTGGGCCTTGAGCCCGCTTCTTTCCTGCAGGAGATACAGCGGCTGATTCTCTCGCCCGCGACAGGGACTTATCCCCGCTCCGGATCATTCATGACCGAAGCGTTCTCGACCATCGCATGA
- a CDS encoding ferredoxin encodes MKVVADYEKCCSAGQCAVLAPDVFDQDEDDGVVVILDAEPPAQLHDAVFQAVTACPGSALRVIR; translated from the coding sequence ATGAAGGTTGTCGCGGACTATGAGAAGTGCTGTAGCGCGGGTCAGTGCGCAGTTCTGGCTCCCGATGTCTTCGACCAGGACGAGGACGACGGTGTCGTGGTGATCCTCGATGCAGAGCCTCCCGCCCAGCTCCACGACGCGGTGTTCCAGGCCGTCACGGCCTGTCCTGGTTCGGCTCTCCGGGTGATTCGGTGA
- a CDS encoding FAD/NAD(P)-binding oxidoreductase gives MHTLRTLDDLAALRESLRAGGTVSVIGSGPLGMEVASSLAQGNSHEVTVITDEPVPMERVFGGEIGAMLARVHRSRGVALRTGQSVTGLVGDRGKVTGVRLATGVTVQADTVVVAIGSTPNTEWLAGSGLTIDRGIRCDAYSAAAPSVYAAGDVAHWHHSVLGGQVRTEHRVNATEQGAVAAHNLLYELRGAAEQRSEYAPVPYFWSDQYALKLQAYGTVHGADRVELRYAEFDDPARPRAVAFYIRQGLVKGVLGTGIPPRVLRDVRGLVALPQPWEDVRGRADDVLAALG, from the coding sequence GTGCACACGCTGCGCACGCTCGACGACCTGGCCGCCCTGCGCGAGAGCCTGCGGGCAGGTGGCACGGTTTCCGTCATCGGCTCGGGCCCTCTGGGAATGGAGGTCGCCTCTTCCCTCGCGCAAGGAAACTCCCACGAGGTGACCGTCATCACCGACGAGCCGGTTCCGATGGAGAGAGTGTTCGGTGGTGAGATCGGCGCCATGCTCGCCCGGGTTCACCGCAGTAGAGGCGTCGCACTCCGCACCGGGCAGTCGGTGACCGGGCTGGTGGGCGACCGGGGAAAGGTGACGGGTGTCCGCCTCGCGACGGGAGTGACGGTTCAGGCGGACACCGTCGTGGTGGCGATCGGGTCCACGCCGAACACCGAATGGCTGGCAGGCAGCGGGCTCACCATCGATCGCGGCATCCGGTGTGACGCGTACAGCGCGGCGGCTCCCTCCGTGTACGCCGCCGGCGATGTCGCACACTGGCACCACTCCGTCCTGGGTGGACAGGTGCGCACCGAGCACCGCGTCAACGCCACCGAGCAGGGTGCCGTCGCCGCGCACAATCTGCTGTACGAACTCCGCGGCGCGGCGGAGCAACGCAGTGAGTACGCTCCGGTTCCCTATTTCTGGTCCGATCAGTATGCGCTGAAGCTCCAGGCGTACGGCACGGTTCACGGCGCGGATCGCGTGGAACTGCGGTACGCGGAATTCGATGATCCGGCCCGCCCTCGTGCCGTCGCCTTCTATATACGCCAGGGCCTGGTCAAAGGCGTGCTCGGGACCGGGATACCGCCTCGCGTACTGCGAGATGTGCGTGGCCTCGTCGCTCTTCCGCAGCCATGGGAGGACGTCCGCGGCCGAGCCGACGACGTGCTTGCCGCCCTGGGTTAG